The Candidatus Omnitrophota bacterium nucleotide sequence AAGGGGCGAAGCAATCTATATAATCAAACCCTCTCGGCACTCACGCCCGCACCAAAATTGTACCTTTTTGCATCAAAGAGCAATTTTAATCTGACGGACAGTGCATGAGCCTACACAATCTTAAAATCAATCTTTACAGATTCGACCTGTATAACCTTGCGTTCACAATTTTTAAAATCAACGACATCTGCATCAAATAAAACAAAATTTCTGCCCTCAATACCCAAAGAGCTTCTAAAGCAAATGCCATCGTAACCTTTTGATTTAATAAAATCAGCGATATATTGGGTTGGAGGATATAGTACGCTACCCATGCTTAGTATAATAGGCCGCGAAAGCAAAAATGTAACAAAAATTTTTACTTTATTTTCTTCTATCTGTTTTGAAGAAAGGGATACTAACGCCAAATTCAAATTAGGATTAAAATCTGAAAAATCTATTATTTTTACACCTTTTTTTAACTGCCCTTTAAATATTGTTATATAGTAAAAAGGGTGCGGCTTAGTCTCGTATATTGCTGTTTTTTCAGTATCCGATAAATAAAGGTATGAAAAACCTGGCGGATTAAATCTGCCGCCGGAATTATTTTTAGCATCAAGAGGTCGTGCCCCCTTGCAATCTAAAGGCTTTCGATTATTATAATTCTGAATTTCGTCATGGATTCTTGCCCTATAATATACGGATGACCTTTTCAATAATTTTTCACATCCATATTGTAACAGCTTATTTAATAAGTTTGAGGTATTGGCTATCGGGATAAAACGGTTTTTGGTTTCACATGATAAAACAAAACGTAATATTTTATCTTGAAATGATAATTCATTTTCATTGTATTGAAGTAATCTTCGTAATAGTTCTAGCCCTTCCACAAATATACTGCTCCTTCTTTATTAAAAAATTGTTACTGGTATTTTTTCGCCTCTTTGTTATATTGTTCGACCGCTATCCGATCTTTTAAAAAATTACGGCAAGCAGGGCAATTACTTCCATTACTTCGTCGGTCTATTCTTGCTTGCCATTCATGACCTTTTTCGCATTTCCACCATACTATTCTATGGCTTCCAGGAACAACGTCGGCTAAGGTCAATGGTCTATTTTTAGTAGGGTGCCACTCCTTTGCCAATTCTGGATTAACGGTAGCTAAACATTTTTTTTGTCATTCATTTTTTTAAATTAGATTTTACATATAAAATTTACATTTGTTGTGAGTCATACAAAATAAGAAGCCGCGTCATAATTTCAAATACTTTAGACTCTATTTAGCAAACATCTTAATTAGCATTCCGATGGTTGCTGTTGTATATACAAAAGTTAGTATAGCAATAATAACTGAAAGGCATATGAGCCAATGATTGTATTTAGTGGTAGACGCATTTAGCTTATCGAGGCTTTCCTCTAACGTATTAACCGAGAATTGCACTCCAGACATCGTTGTATTTAAATCATCTATATTTTTGAAAAGTCTTATCTGCAATTCTGCCTTGATTGCTTCTTTTAGACTATGACCTACGCTTGAGTTTGCTAATAACGTCTGTAATTCTCTAGAAGTTCTGTTTCTAACCTCTTTCTCTAATGTCGAATCTAAGTTGTTCTGAATTTCTTCAAATGCAGCCATGCTTATTCCTTCCTGAACACATCGATAATCAAAATATAATTCACGGTTTTTTATCTAAACGTTTTGAACGAGTTTTTGCTCCTTCCTACTAATTCATCGATTGAAACACCTAAAGCATCGGCAATTTTCATAATAGTAGTTATCGTAGGCTCTTTAGCTACTCCTGATTCAATTTTTACAAGGGTCGCCGTCGAAATATCTGCTAGTCTGGCTAGTTTTTCCTGAGCCAATCTTTTTTTTATTCTTAATTTCCTAACATTATCTGCTAGCATATTTTACCTTGACGATATTGTACATATGTATTAATATATATATATTGATATATACAACCTATACGGTTTGTCTATTGTTAATTATACGATAAAAACACTACAATTTCAACGCAAATTTTCGTTTATCATGCTCGGAATTGCTCTTTGATGCAAAAAGGTACAATTTTGGTGCGGGAAAATTGGTGCCCCGAGCAGGAATCGGCGCCCTTCACTCACTTCGTTCGTTTCGGGTCGGCCATTCGCCCTTAAAATGCTCCTATCGTCGCATTTTATTGCAGGGCTCTATTCGATTCCTGCCTGAAAATTTTGATTAACAACGCCAACTTGGTGCCCCGAGCAGGAATCGAACCTGCAACCTTTGGATTCGAAGTCCACTACTCTATCCAATTGAGCTATCGGGGCAAATCAATAAAAAAATAAATGATCTGTTTGATTAGAATTATTTTTTTAGCGGACTGATAGAAGGTCAAATAACTAAAATACTTTTGTGCTAAACGGCTTTTCCTAGCTTTCGGGGTATATAATACTCTATCTGGCCCTGCCTACAAGCTTGTTTATCTTATCCGCCAAAGCTTTAAGCTCGTCTCTTGGCCGAAGCTTTATGGGGCCTTGGCTCTTCCCGGATATCATGCTATCTAATTCTTTTTCAAGCCTGTAAATAGGGCCCGCTATTCTGTGGGATAATTCAAGAGCGACAAACCATATAACTATTAATACAACAGGCAATGAAACAAGCAATATTATATTGACCTTGCGGACAACCGGTATAAGGTTATAAGCTACCATTTCCGGTATGCCCATCTGCCATGCCAGCATATTGAATATAAGATAATAAAGGCACATAACGACAACCGCCATCGGTATAACGGCGGAGGCAAAAACCAGCAATAGCGTTTTGTTCTGGACCGGCGTATTGATAAACTTTATTTTTCTCGTATTGGCCGCATTATTTTTCATTTTTATACCCCACTTTTAACTCTCTATAATTAGCCTCCGCCGTGCTTTGGGTGTTATCGGTATCTGTCATAATCGCTATAGCGCCTACGCGTCCGGGTTCTTTGCCAAAAGCCTTTTTATAATCCTCTGCTATGTTTCTCTCAACATGTATCCACTTACCGGCATTGCCGGAACCGGATTCAACTACAAAAAGTTTTATATTTTCCGAATAAGGGCTGGTGATAATAGTGCCTGCGGGCAGGTTTCTGTCCCAAACATATTCCAGGCATTTGGTAAGATTAAAAGAAAGTTTCGGAAATATCACATACACCCTCGCGGCATAATCATCTTTTTCAATCCAATTGTCGCCTTTCGCGCCGACGGAGGGGCTTTCCTCAATTGAAGGAAACCTTAAGACAGTCCACTGCCAGCTTATCATCGGATACTGCTTCGGATTAAATTTGATCTCATAGAAAATGCCGGAGGCGGAATCATCGCTGTAAGCCCTAAGGTATTGCGTGCCCCTGTCGGCCTTAACCGAATAAAGAACGCGCCCCCTGAATACCTTTTCCTGCCATTCGGAGAGCGCGTTTTTTTCTTTAAAAGAAAATATTTTAGGCAGCCTTACCGCGTAAGCGTCGGCTGTTGACAAAAGTATGGAAAAAATCAAAAAAAATTTTACGGTTATCCGTTTCAAAAGCATGCCACCTTCGGCTTTTATCTGGTGATAAAACGGCACCTAGCCTTTTTTGCCTTAAAAAATTCTTTCGTAAATTCCCTTGCCTTTTTTTCGTCATATTCAAGGCATGAAAAAATATTGATATAGGCCGTTTTCCAAAATTCGGAAAAATGCCCGGTTATTGAACTGGTTTCTATAAGCTGGACCAGCGAATAGCCTTTTGTATATGCCGCGTTACTGCCAAAATAAGGAATAAGCGTTTTACCAAACTGCTTCATCTTGATCAGCTTGCAAAGCGTATCAACATATTCTTTAAGCTTTTTCTTTGAGGAAATTACGCCAAGGTCGCAATCCGAAAGATCCATGATAAGCTCATAGCCATAAGTCTTTTTCTCCATCCCGTGCTTTTCTCCTTAAATATTCGGCAAAGTTCCGCTGCCGTTACGGCTTTTTCGCTTATTTTGCCGCGGCTTCGGCCGCAACAGGCAAAATACATGCATAAAATTATGCATATTTATACAGGCATTTTTCGGTTTTGTCAATATTTTTTATGTAAAAAAATACTCCTTACATCATTATACATAAAAACCCGCATACGGCAACATAAAAA carries:
- a CDS encoding RES family NAD+ phosphorylase, whose protein sequence is MEGLELLRRLLQYNENELSFQDKILRFVLSCETKNRFIPIANTSNLLNKLLQYGCEKLLKRSSVYYRARIHDEIQNYNNRKPLDCKGARPLDAKNNSGGRFNPPGFSYLYLSDTEKTAIYETKPHPFYYITIFKGQLKKGVKIIDFSDFNPNLNLALVSLSSKQIEENKVKIFVTFLLSRPIILSMGSVLYPPTQYIADFIKSKGYDGICFRSSLGIEGRNFVLFDADVVDFKNCERKVIQVESVKIDFKIV
- a CDS encoding zinc-ribbon domain-containing protein; translation: MAKEWHPTKNRPLTLADVVPGSHRIVWWKCEKGHEWQARIDRRSNGSNCPACRNFLKDRIAVEQYNKEAKKYQ
- a CDS encoding helix-turn-helix transcriptional regulator gives rise to the protein MLADNVRKLRIKKRLAQEKLARLADISTATLVKIESGVAKEPTITTIMKIADALGVSIDELVGRSKNSFKTFR
- a CDS encoding DUF3047 domain-containing protein — its product is MPFYHQIKAEGGMLLKRITVKFFLIFSILLSTADAYAVRLPKIFSFKEKNALSEWQEKVFRGRVLYSVKADRGTQYLRAYSDDSASGIFYEIKFNPKQYPMISWQWTVLRFPSIEESPSVGAKGDNWIEKDDYAARVYVIFPKLSFNLTKCLEYVWDRNLPAGTIITSPYSENIKLFVVESGSGNAGKWIHVERNIAEDYKKAFGKEPGRVGAIAIMTDTDNTQSTAEANYRELKVGYKNEK
- a CDS encoding S-adenosylmethionine decarboxylase — protein: MEKKTYGYELIMDLSDCDLGVISSKKKLKEYVDTLCKLIKMKQFGKTLIPYFGSNAAYTKGYSLVQLIETSSITGHFSEFWKTAYINIFSCLEYDEKKAREFTKEFFKAKKARCRFITR